The Coffea arabica cultivar ET-39 chromosome 2c, Coffea Arabica ET-39 HiFi, whole genome shotgun sequence genome includes the window taaaagtagaATGCAAAGAGACACATTGGTTTGGAGTGTTATATTTTGTTCATAATTGAAATTTAATAAAGGTTACAGTTTTTTTCTAACTACTATAATTATTGCTATTATTAAAATGCAATAAATCTAATTATTAGggtgaatgatattttagaccAATAGATAACTAAAGACCAGATCCTACTTAGGCCctatttgataatccaattcagcacttaaatctaatggattcaaatcttaacatattcagactgtttgataataaaaaattgaacatttgaattaattaagtagcaTTGAATTTTCTAGGTAAAACTTGCTTCCAAAATTAAGtaataagctattcacttattacTAAATGtaatatgcactcaaatgtattaaatttaatacttaccaatttaataatttaatggatttagatttcagatttcactttcagacttcagttttatcaaacacaccctTAACCTCTAATGCTTATTGTCATCAAATTGTTATTTTCTTCTAATACGACATAATGAattttaatcatcataaaaaaataaaaagattatAATATGagatttcaatcatcaattaatAAAGGCATAATTGGACTAGCAAAAAACTAAGATTACTTACAATTGCATTTTTATGACACCTTTATAATTGAAATAGTAGTACTCAATTGgagaaaataaaattcaaaacatCAACCCATTATTATCATTAATAGCAACccctcaaaacaaaaaaaaaattgaaaattattcaTAAAATGACACAAAGTGTATAGCAAATGAATCAAAAAGATGAGAATACCATTCCAATGATACTGTAGTGCAAGACAAAATTTTTACTGGCAGTGATTGAATAGTGCTACATTTGTATTGTTTTGTACAAACAAAGTCTATCCGGCAATCCAACAAGCCATGCAAAAGCCACCTCCAATgggcaaagaaaaggagaaaaagaaaaggttagCATATATAATACTCTAATTTGTTAACCACCTTTCCTATCTTGTGCATAGAAACTAATTGTGCTCAAATTCTGCTTAATTTAGCAAGTACGATAGATCTGCAGTATCATTGTTGGTGCTTGCAAAATTCTATTAGAAGACATATTTTGTTGCAATTCAAAGAGAAATGGAATCTACCCATATTCTATAGCGAGTAGTCCATGTACACGTCCAAGTCTAtgaatgtattaatatttttttcacaAGGCTTGAAGTAGTCATAACACAAAATGAGACATAGGCAGTCTTGAATTGTCAAGATGTTGATAACGACCCACCAACACATTCAACAGACGAAAGTAGTACTACCATAACTTGTAAATAGTTGGATGCAAAATGAGTCCTACATACTCCAGAGAACTAAAAAAGTTGCAGCATTTTAACTATGATGAATCTGCAAATGAGAAGTTCAGGACAACTTCTGtagccaaaatttgattttataatAGTTGATAATTATAAATTGATTATAATAAACAAATATTAGTTATGAATAAACTATtggataatatttttataaactAACATagtttataatattataatatattattaccataaataaacaaatattaTTAGTTTATGGTAAACTGCTATACAATTTATTATAAACTAGTATTATCATAAATTGTATATAATACTttataaatagaaaataaaCTATTTAATAATATTATAAACACCGTAATATTTTTGCTTTTAATACATTGTTTATAACCATAAACTGTTTATATAATCTTAGTTGAATATATTAGTTGTGTGTTTAATATCTTATATGAACAGTTTATTATACTGttcttattttgtttgtttgtttgtttcaattaaacGTTAATATAAACGTTTTATAAATAGTGTTAATATAAACGTGTATAATAATTTATACTTAATATATTTACCTTATATTGCAGTTTCATTTTGAAATAGGTCAATAAAGttacaaaaacttgaaaataagaACTACGGAAATGCGTTTTCTTTTTAAAGTTTAGCGGTACCAATTgatattattataaaattgaggggaggtttctgaaattctCCCTTACAATTATGTGCAAACAAGCCACTTAGTTTCTTGACGTGGCATATATGTGATGTTTGTGCACATGTAGAAGTCTTCTCCAGTAACAAAACTAATCTTATTCCAGTCCTCGTCCCAGTCAATAACTTCTCCTTTTCATCCCCTCCTCAACTCCGATTTGCTGTTAGTTTTAGACCTGATTCGTACAAAACAAACCCTGCATTCGTACAAAACAAACCACAAGATTTCTCATGTCCTTGTTTGGTGACCAAACTTAAAACTTACGCAGGCAGTTGATATAATATGAGTTTTAGTGTATTATTATAAGCCTTGGTGCAATggttgagtttgagttgaagtgGAAGTTTTGATCATTCAGGTATTGAAGTGgatttttaattaaaacaatgGGTCGCTGTCCACTTTGTGATTACTTATAGGCTTTTGTGTTTTTTCGGTCCCTTTTGTCTAGAAGTTTAAAGATTTGATTACTCTCCTATCTGCTTGTTTTTGCAGAGGATATTTATGGCACACCCGTCAAACCACAGAGTGAGAAATGGCGGATTTTTGAGATTCTTATCGATTCTTGTTGGCTTGATATTGGTTGTTTACGTCTGGAGACCGTCTCCATCTTCTTCTGGACGGTCTCATAAGCCTAAGAAGAAGTTTAAGGCTTTGGTTTCGTGTCCTGAATGTTCTTGTGACTGCCCACAATCGGATTCATTCACCCTGCCTTCAGGTTAGTTTTCTGATTTTGCTTCTGCTTGAATGAATTAGGGGATTGACTAGTTGATCGCCTTTGTTCTTTCCTGTTTTCTCTGATGTTCATTAGTTAAATATGTCAAAATGTATCCTCTGCATTGGTGCATATTGAGAATTgattgttatttgaaatatgtTTCGTTTTTACTCGTCACTATTTGGATGTGAAATCACTGCGGCTGTCATGGCTGTATTCTTTGTTTCGTAGTAAGATTAGAATGCCAAGTTTCGGGTGAATAAAGTGCCATTTTTACCCGCAAAGAGAACCAGAGAATAGGATTAATAGGTTTCGTAACCAGTGGGCTTATCTTGAGTGAGAGGATGCCAAGATATTGTTGGTGAAGGCAGTAAACTGAGAATGATAAGTCAGATCCATGTTGCGGATTGTACTGACTTCTCCCAGGGAAGCTTCATGATCTATGTTGAAGTTTTGAAGTGAAAGGCTTCCTCTTTGTAATATTTAGGTGTCTTGCTGTAATAACTTTAGTATTGAACTGCTGTGATCCTTCTTTAATTGAATATTTGCAGCTCCTTCTTTTGGTTTCTCTATGCATTCTTATCTGTCCATAATGACTTCTCATGTTCTTTTGTTTCATCAATTGCAGGTATATTTAACGTGTCATCATCAGGTATGTTGAACCTTCCTCTTTGCTTATCATTATGTTTCcccgtttggcaagtgagtttttgttggtgtttgtctaaaactttactgtctAAAAATCCTTGATGAAGTTATACATCTTCCTGTTTTTCTTGAAGAACAAAAATCCTTTATACTTGAGTCTCAATAGAAAAGAAGCAAACTGTAAATTGATATGACAGAAGAAGAATCTGAGAAGCGCAATTTGTCATTATTTTCTGAATCACATTATAACAATTTCTGTTAAAGACAGACCTGTTATATCTCCATGTCTTTAAAAAATAGAACTAACCGGTAGTGGTAGTAGCAACCAAATATTGACTGTCATGCCTCTCTCCCCCTCCCTCTCTGCAATCTCCATTGCAGAGATACAGGCAATGCTGTAGCTTAGACCATAGTTGCATTGAAATGCAATATGATTGGAATCAACTTACGGGTTTTTTAAGTCTCTAACAGTAACAACTCAAACTTTTTTTCCCGAACTAACCACTGGTTTGTTTTGATTGCAGGTTGTACCAGTGAAGATCCAGAGATGAATGAGGAATTGAAGAAGGATACCATAACTTTACTTTCAGAGGAGATTAGCTTACAGCAAAATGTAACACGGGATATCTTGGACCATGCTTTGGAATTAACAATGGATGCAAAGCAAATGGCATCATTTCACCGAAGAGAAGCGCAGAAGTGCTATGTACGTGTGGATACTTGTGAGACTGCACGGGAAAGGGCTGAAGCAGCATTACTGAAGGAGAGCAAATTGACTCTGCTATGGGAGGAACGAGCTCGTAACTTTGGCTGGAGAGACTAGAAGACAGTATAGTTGGAATCAACTCATTAGAGCATTTTTTTTGTGACTTACATTAGAAATTCAATTGATACGTTTATGCACCATTGCCTGTTAGCGAAACCTGTGAATATAGCTTCAGTTCTTTCACATTTTAGGATTTGATATCCAGTCAACCTGAGAGTTATACTGCTGCTACAACGTAATATTCATTAGCATATTCCTAGGTGCCTCCTGCTCTCTTTTCGTTGGGCATAGTAACGAATTTCATTCAGGGCagtatggatttttttttttttttttttatttattgtagaTGGATTGTTTGGCTGAGTCTTTTGTTGCCTGCTCTATCGATGATAATCTGTCGGAAAGAAAGTGAAAGAAGGTAAAAGTAGGCTTCTGATTATAAGAGATTACTAACGGACTATTCAACTGTGGTCCTTTATTATTCCTGCAATGCACATAGGGGTGTCAACGTGTCTGGTTTGGATCCGGGTCCGACCCAGATCCAataaatttttccgaatttagtttgaaaaataattctgTTGAAAAATAATTCTGATACCCAGACCACCTGTACCTGTATCCGTTTACTCTAACGAAAAAAATGGATCGAATATGAAATATAGAATTTCGACCCGTATCCGATCTGGACCCGaacaatatattaataattataaaatataaatatttttaaacaCACTCTTTTACCAAATTAACAATTTGGTAATGATTTTGTAGATTAATTTGTGGTTAATTTTAGATTGACTTTTGCGAGTTATTTGTGATTTAGCTTTATAATTTGATCTGTTTAAGTTTGGAGTAAATTTATGATTGgttttgattttaattttgaaatgtttaaatttggatctttttttttccggGTAGACCCCACCTTGACTCGAGACCCATCGGATTCGATTTCGAAACTCTAAGGTCAAGACTCATTGAATATATGACTTGGGTCTGAATCTACTACATAAAAGCGGTTCGgatccaaaattttcaattccGACTCGTTGACACCCCTAGATGCACATCCGACCATTCTTTTCTTTCACAAATGTTAGAGAAAACACACGCACACCTCTCACGCAAACGACGCAGAAGGCATCGCTAAGATCGGCCCCAAGGACAATCTAAGGGGGATTCATAGAAAAATTCCATCCAGTCAATTGGTGACAGAAAGGGCTCCCCATGGACGTTAAACCTAGAGTAACTATCCCACGATCTTTCGATGTGGGATGGTGAACCCA containing:
- the LOC113724584 gene encoding uncharacterized protein, producing MAHPSNHRVRNGGFLRFLSILVGLILVVYVWRPSPSSSGRSHKPKKKFKALVSCPECSCDCPQSDSFTLPSGIFNVSSSGCTSEDPEMNEELKKDTITLLSEEISLQQNVTRDILDHALELTMDAKQMASFHRREAQKCYVRVDTCETARERAEAALLKESKLTLLWEERARNFGWRD